The Lacipirellulaceae bacterium genome contains a region encoding:
- a CDS encoding transposase, with translation MPQSLANVAMHLVFSTKDRQSFLADDQIREEMHRQLGGASKTLSCSPMIVGGVEDHVHLLARLDRTITIAEWVKELKRVTSLWI, from the coding sequence ATGCCGCAATCCCTCGCCAACGTCGCCATGCATTTGGTCTTCTCCACCAAAGACCGCCAATCATTCCTGGCCGACGATCAAATCCGCGAGGAAATGCACCGACAATTGGGCGGAGCTTCGAAAACTCTTTCTTGTTCGCCGATGATCGTCGGTGGCGTCGAGGACCATGTCCACTTGCTAGCACGGCTCGATCGCACGATCACAATTGCCGAGTGGGTGAAGGAGTTAAAACGTGTGACGTCACTGTGGATCTAA
- a CDS encoding CNNM domain-containing protein, with the protein MIVALVLFTIGLMLSAFFSGTETGFYRMTRLRLVIDGLAGDWASKVMLWLANQPSLFIATALVGNNLANYLTSLAVVMGTQRLIPGGGTLTDLLAPIVIAPVIFVLGELMPKNLFYDAPNRLLRRCAPALVACCIIFLPATILLWALSQVLKFFSKATPQELSLRLARREISQLVEEGHEAGLLRPVQRTLAQSMLGVAARPISSFATAATRSVRLTTDMKKSDALRLAQRHRRTLLPVEEVNPKRKLVGYIRVADLFVSEDARLPEPLPMLQLEADETYLSAMHKFSQEEDVLGHVVDDDGTTVGFVTGRELRMALFRAEEGV; encoded by the coding sequence GTGATCGTCGCCCTGGTCCTTTTTACGATCGGCTTGATGCTTAGTGCCTTCTTCAGCGGCACCGAGACCGGTTTCTACCGCATGACGCGTTTACGTTTGGTCATTGATGGCCTGGCCGGCGATTGGGCCTCGAAGGTGATGCTCTGGCTTGCCAATCAGCCGTCGCTGTTCATCGCTACCGCTCTAGTCGGCAACAACTTGGCCAATTACCTCACGTCGCTGGCCGTGGTGATGGGAACGCAACGATTGATCCCTGGCGGCGGAACGCTTACTGACTTGCTCGCCCCAATTGTGATCGCCCCGGTGATCTTCGTTCTTGGCGAATTGATGCCCAAGAACTTATTCTACGATGCCCCCAATCGCTTGCTCAGACGTTGCGCACCGGCACTCGTGGCCTGCTGCATCATTTTCTTGCCGGCCACCATTCTGCTGTGGGCGCTCAGCCAGGTTCTGAAGTTCTTTTCCAAAGCAACGCCGCAAGAACTCTCGCTGCGTCTCGCCCGCCGCGAGATCAGCCAGCTCGTTGAAGAGGGTCACGAGGCGGGCCTCTTGCGTCCCGTGCAACGAACACTCGCTCAATCAATGCTCGGCGTCGCCGCGCGACCGATCTCCAGCTTCGCCACCGCCGCCACGCGTAGCGTTCGCTTGACCACCGACATGAAAAAGAGCGATGCCCTCCGCCTCGCCCAACGCCACCGCCGTACGCTGCTGCCGGTTGAAGAGGTGAATCCCAAGCGCAAGCTGGTGGGCTACATCCGCGTGGCCGACCTTTTCGTCTCTGAAGACGCCCGCCTCCCCGAGCCGCTGCCGATGCTTCAGCTGGAAGCCGACGAAACGTACCTCTCGGCGATGCACAAGTTCAGCCAGGAAGAAGATGTCCTGGGGCATGTTGTTGATGATGATGGGACGACGGTTGGATTTGTCACCGGGCGCGAACTGCGGATGGCGCTATTTCGGGCTGAGGAAGGGGTTTGA